A single genomic interval of Mobula hypostoma chromosome 7, sMobHyp1.1, whole genome shotgun sequence harbors:
- the rps3 gene encoding 40S ribosomal protein S3, with product MAAQISKKRKFVADGIFKAELNEFLTRELAEDGYSGVEVRVTPTRTEIIILATRTQNVLGEKGRRIRELTAVVQKRFGFPEGSVELYAEKVATRGLCAIAQAESLRYKLLGGLAVRRACYGVLRFIMESGAKGCEVVVSGKLRGQRAKSMKFVDGLMIHSGDPVNYYVDTAVRHVLLRQGVLGIKVKIMLPWDPSGKIGPKKPLPDHVSIVEPKDEILPTTPISEQKGGKPEQPVIQQPGPVPTA from the exons ATGGCGGCTCAGATCTCGAAGAAGCGAAAG TTCGTCGCGGACGGGATCTTCAAGGCCGAGCTTAATGAGTTCTTGACCCGCGAGTTGGCCGAGGACGGCTACAGCGGCGTGGAGGTGCGCGTCACCCCAACCCGGACCGAGATCATCATCCTGGCCACCAG GACTCAGAATGTGCTTGGTGAGAAAGGTCGCCGAATCCGTGAGCTGACTGCTGTAGTTCAGAAGAGATTTGGTTTCCCTGAAGGAAGTGTTGAG CTCTATGCTGAAAAGGTTGCCACTCGGGGGCTTTGTGCCATTGCACAGGCTGAATCTCTGCGCTACAAGCTGCTGGGAGGACTGGCTGTACGAAG AGCCTGCTATGGTGTTCTCCGCTTCATCATGGAGAGCGGTGCCAAGGGCTGTGAGGTAGTAGTTTCTGGAAAGCTTCGAGGCCAGAGAGCCAAATCCATGAAGTTTGTTGATGGTCTAATGATCCACAGTGGTGATCCTGTGAACTACTATGTTGATACAGCTGTGCGTCATGTACTGCTAAGACAAG GTGTATTAGGCATAAAAGTGAAAATTATGCTACCATGGGACCCAAGTGGTAAAATTGGACCCAAGAAACCTCTTCCTGATCACGTCAGCATTGTTGAGCCCAAGGATGAAATCTTGCCAACTACACCCATTTCAGAACAGAAGGGAGGCAAACCAGAGCAGCCTGTAATCCAGCAGCCAGGGCCAGTTCCTACTGCATAA